The DNA window GTCGCGCCGGACTCGGCCGAGGAGCTTCGCGCGGCCGAGCTCGCGCGCAGCCCGCGTGACGACACGGCCGGCATCGGCGAGGACCCGCTCGCCGAAGTCACGCCGAGCGGCCACGGCACCGACGCTGACGCCGGGGACTATCTGCAGAGCTAAGCCCCGCAGCCCAGCGCAAACAAAAAACCCGCCGGAGAGAGCATCTCCGGCGGGTTCTTTTTTGCCGGTCAGGCCGGCAACGGGCTTACTTGCAATAGCCGCTCTTGATTGTGTTCTCGGTGCAGTTCGCAACCGACTGAACGTCCTGGCCAACGCCGCGGACCGCATTGCAGCCCGCGATCGCGAGACAAGCGCCAGTCAGCGCGACGACGACCAATTTCTGAACCATTGTCACTCCTCCTTGATGTTTCGGAGTGACAATGAATCAGTCGGCGGCTGTCTGTCTAGTGAACGATCAGCACTTACCCGTGCCGTCGATCGCGTTTTCGCCGCAGTTTGCCACTGACTGGACGTCCTGGCCGACACCGCGGACGGTGTTGCACGCGGCAACGGCAAGCGCCGCGCCAAGGACCGCAAGTGTGGTGAGCTTCTTGACCATCTCTCGTCTCCTGTTCTGACGAGGTTTGGTAACGCTGCGATTCCGAAACAGCTCCCTAACGGCGCCTTTTTCGAGCTTAGGCCATTGCCGGCACCAGCGGCGACGAAGCCGCTTGCGCGTCATCCGTGCGCCCTTGGAGCGCTTCGAGTTCCTTGGCGTCGTGCGAGCAGAAGATCGTGACTTCACGTCCGTGATCGCGCTTGAGCTCGCGCAGGCGCTCCTGGTTGGCGAAGCGAAGCTCCCGGTCGGTGTCCATCAGCCGCTGGTAGAAGCGAAGGCCGGGCGTGCAGCGGCGCCGGTCGGCATCGAGCTCGCGCCGATAGAAATAAGCGTCACCGGCGTTGAGCACCCATCCGTCCGGCCCCTGGACGGCGATGCCGGCGTGACCGAGGGTATGGCCGGGCAGCGGCACCATCAGGATTTCCGGCGGCAGGCCGTCCAGCGAACGTACCGCGTCCAACCCGAACCACTTGTCGCCTTCTCCGCCGCCATAGGTCCGCCAGTCGCGAACTTCATTCCATTGCGCCGGGCGATAGCGCCGCCGGGCGATGAAGCCCTGCCGTTTGCGTTCGGCGGCCTCTCGCTCGACCTCCATCACGTGGACTCGGGCGTTCGGAAAGTCCTCGAGCCCGCCGGCATGGTCGAAATCGAGGTGCGTGAGGACGATGTGCCGGACGTCATTTACCGAATAGCCGAGCGCGCGGATCTGGTGCAGGGCCGTCTCCTTCAGGCGGAAGCGGATGTTCAGCAGTGCATGGAATGTCTTGCTAAGGCGCGGGTGCGGGTGGCGCACGTCCTCGGTGCCATAGCCGGTGTCAATGAGGACCAGGCCTTCGTTCGTCTCGATCAGCTGGGCCGCGCACGGGATGAGGCCAAGGAGACCCTTGCTGAACCCGTCGAAGAGGGCGCCGCCTACCGGGCAGTCGGTCCCGCATTTGAGATAATGAATACGCATTGAGGGCGAACGCCCCCGCCGCGCTGCCCGTTCCTACCGCTGTTTCAGCTTAGACGGCGACGGGCGCTGAAATGTGCGGGTGCGGGTCGTAATTCTCGAAGACGAAATCGTCCGGCTCATAGTCGAACAAGCTCTGGCCGCGGTCTTTGACGACCAGCTTGGGCAGCGCCCTGGGCTCGCGGCTCAGTTGCAGCCGCGCCTGCTCGAGGTGGTTGGAATAGAGATGCACGTCGCCGCCGGTCCACACGAAGGTGCCGGGTTCGAGGCCGCATTCCCGTGCGAGCATGTGCGTCAGGAGGGCATAAGAGGCGATGTTGAACGGCACCCCCAGGAAGAAGTCGGCGCTGCGCTGGTAAAGCTGGAGGTTCAGCCGTCCGGCGGCGACCTGCGTCTGGAACAGGCAATGGCACGGCGCCAGCGCCATCTTGTGGATCTCGCCCGGGTTCCAGGCGGTGACGATTTGCCTGCGCGAATAAGGATCCTTGCGGATCAGCGCGACCAGCTCGGCAATCTGGTCGATATGGCGGCCGTCCGGCGCCTCCCAATCGCGCCACTGCTTGCCGTAGACGGGGCCGAGGTCGCCGTTATCGTCCGCCCACTCGTCCCAGATGCTGACCTTGCGGTCCTTGAGCCACCGGACGTTGGTGTCCCCGCGCAGGAACCACAGCAGTTCGACGATGATGGAGCGAAGGTGCAGCTTCTTCGTGGTGACAAGCGGAAAGCCGTCGGCGAGGTCGAACCGCATCTGCGCGCCGAACCACGATAAGGTGCCCGTGCCGGTCCGGTCCTGCTGCTCGACGCCCTTGTCGAGGATCAGCTGCATGAGGTCGTGATATTGCTGCATGCCGCGACCCTAAACGGGACGGCTCGAAACGAAAAGCGAATGACCGCTAGCAGCGCCGTGCTACGCGACGGTTCATGATTGCAGACGCCAAGTTCGAAACCGGCCACATCCGCGTGCGCGATGGGCTCAGCCTCTTTTATCGCGACTATCCTGGCTCGCCCGGCAAAGCGCCGCTGCTGTGTCTGCATGGGCTGACCCGCAACTCCCGCGATTTCCTCGAGTTCGCGGAGCGCTACTCGCCGCAGCGGCGTGTGATCACCCCTGATTTCCGCGGCCGCGGGCTGAGCGACTACGACCCGCTGCCCGCCCGCTATACGCCGCTCACCTATGCGACGGACGTCATCGAACTGCTCGACCAGCTCGGCATCGAAGAAGCGGTGTTTGTGGGAACGTCGCTCGGCGGGCTCGTCACCATGGCCGTCGCCGCGGTGGCGCCACAGCGGATCGCCGCGTCGATCCTCAACGACGTCGGCCCGGAACTGACGGACGCCGGGCTCGAACGCATCCGCACCTACGTCGGAAAGGACATTCGCTTCGCCAGCTGGGCCGCCGCCGCCGCCGCCATCAAAGCAAACAACAAGGGCCTGCCGGCCGGCTACAGTGATGAGGACTGGCTGAAGATGGCCTGGCGCAGCTGCCGCGAGGAAGATGGGCAGGTCGTCTTCGATTACGACATGGCGATCGCCGTGCCGTTCATGACCAGCGGAGCGGCTCCGTCGGTCGACCTCTGGCCGGTCTTCAACATGCTCGGCGCCAAGCCGCTGCTCCTCGTCCGCGGCGCGGAGAGCGACCTCGTCAGCGCCGACGCGCTCGCTCGAATGCACGCGGCCGTTCCCGACATGCAGTCGGTAACCATCCCCGGAGTCGGCCACGCGCCGATGCTTGACGAACCCGAGGCCGTCGCGGCGATCGACGCCTCCCTGGGCGGCATCTAACCTTCCGCTCGCGCGACGCGGGGCCTCCACAGGATCGGCGCGTAGACCACAGCATAGAGCAGCAACGCTCCGCCCCATGCCAGTCCGCCAAGCCGCAGGCCTACGTCATAAGGCAGCCACTGGAGCGAAGCCGAGACACGCAGCACTGCGCCGAGCGTGACGAGGCCATAAGCAACGGTCACGAGCGGTACGGCCTTCAGCTCGCGCCCCGTGTGGCCGAGGCTCGCGCGGCTCATCACGGCCAGGATCATGGTGGTCATTGCCCCGGCGCTGAGCGCGTGAATGGCGGCGCTGCGCGGCGCCAGCGCCAGGTCGGCAAGGCCGAGCAACGCCAGTCCAACCGGCACCCACGCGTAGCCGATGTGGAGAATCCACACGAGCGGGTCGGGCCAGGTCCGCATACCGCGCCAGCGAGCCAGGCGCGCTGCCTGGAACGCCGAGGCGAGAAGCAGGGGGGCGCCGGCAAACGCGCCTCCATCGGCGATCCACGCCAGAAGCGACACGGCCGTGAGCAGCAGCACGGCGACATCGAACCGATCCGGCTGCGTCGGCAGCGCTCCAGCGATCCGCTGCTTCGCCATCCAGTTGCGGGTGAACGAAGGGATGATGCGCCCGCCGATCAGCGAGATCAGCAGGATGATGATGGCTAGGGCGAGGCGCCAGCCGAGATCGGGCGCAATGACGGCACTGAAGCCGAGATAGTCGAGAAGGTTCGCGGCCGCGAATGCGCACACCATGGCGACAACGGGCAGGTTGCGCCTGTTGCCGCACGCCAGGATCTCTCGCGCCGCGACGCCTCCCACCACCGCGAAGAAGCCGACGTCGAGCACGGCAGCCGCGCCGAGCCCAACCACGCTTGAGAATAGCAGCGCGAGGCGTCCGGCGATCCACAAGGCGAAGAGGGCTGCTAGCGGAGAGCCGGCGATCGGCAGCCTGCCGGTCCAGTTGGGGATGGCGGTCAGCAGGAAACCGGCGATCGCCGCGCCGACAAATCCGAACAGCATCTCGTGACGGTGCCAGGCAAGCGGATCGACAGCGGCGGGAAGGGTGACCAAGCCCGACAGCCAGCCCAGCCAGAGCGCCAGCGCCACCACCGCCCACAGCGGCCCGCCAAGGAAGAAGGGACGAAAGCCGCCGCGGAAGAAGGGGTGCGAACTCGCCTCGCGGGCGCGGCGGAGCGCCAGCATCTGCTCGCCGCGAGTGACATAAGCTTGGTCGGCCATCGCCGCCGCCTAAGCGCTGTTGCGATCGGCCCGCACTACGCAATGTCCGCAGCGCAAACAAAAAGGGCGGCCCCGAAGAGCCGCCCTTCCTTGTCTCGAGTGGTTGAGAAAGAAGCTTACTTGAGGTCGACGGTGCCGCCGGCATCCTCGATCTGCTTCTTGATCTTCTCGGCTTCGTCCTTGCCGATGCCTTCCTTGATCGGCTTCGGAGCGCCTTCGACCAGCGCCTTGGCTTCGCCGAGGCCGAGGCCGGTGATGGCGCGGACTTCCTTGATGACGTTGATCTTCTTGCCACCGTCGCCGGTGAGAATCACGTCGAACTCGGTCTTCTCTTCAGCAGCCGGGGCAGCAGCGCCGCCAGCAGCCGGACCGGCAACCGCAACGGCGGCAGCGGCCGAAACGCCCCACTTCTCTTCGAGCGCCTTGGCGAGGTCAGCCGCCTCGAGGACGGTCAGTTCGGAAAGCTGGTCGACCAGCGAATTGATGTCAGCCATTTGATACTCCTTGGTGGGGCTCCACGGCCCCTGATTGTCGTGCGTTGAAAATCGAAATGCGTCTTAGGCAGCCTGGGCTGCGTAAGCGCCGAAGACCCGTGCCAGCTGGGCACCCGGCTCGTTGATCGTGCGGGCGATCTTGGTCGCGGGCGCCTGGATGAGGCCCACGAGGGTCGCGCGCAGTTCGTCGAGCGAGGGAAGCTCGGCCAGCGCCTTGATCCCGTTCACGTCGAGGACCGTGTCGCCCATCGCGCCGCCGACGATCTCGAACTTGTCGGTCGTCTTGGCGAAATCGACGGCCACCTTGGCCGCCGCAACGGGGTCGACGGACGTCGCAAGCGCGGTCGGACCCTTGAGCAGGTCGCCGATCGGCTTGTAGCGCGTGTCCTCGAGCGCAATCAGGGCAAGTCGGTTCTTCGCAACTTTGAACTGGGCGCCAGCATCGCGCATCTTCAGGCGCAGGTCCGTGGACTGCGCAACCGTCAGACCGAGGTTGCGAGTGATCACAACCACGCTCGTCTCGGAGAAGACGCTCTTCAGCTCGGCGACCAGATCGGCTTTTTGCGAACGATCCATGCCAACTCCAAATATTCATCCGAAGCCAAAGCTTCGAACGAGGTTCAACAAAGTCCCGCAGCAGCCGAAGCAGCCGCGCGACATCCGTGTCCGTGGGGTTGGGATCGATGGCGCTGCGCATATGCAACGCACGACGGGCGCGGCAACGCCGCCTCCCGAATGATTCCTGTCCCCGTCTAGGCCGGCAGAATTAAGCCGTTGCTCCTATGGAGCGCAGGCACCAGCTGTCTCGGACGGTCGCAGCGTCATGGACAAAGCCGTGCCGCTGCGGTCCGGGGCCTATAGCGAAAATCGCCCGCCAATCAACCTCTTTCGCCTTTGACCGGAGCCACGGCGGCGGCCGGCGCACTGGCGAGGCCCGGGTGGGCCGCAAGCCAGTCGATCACCTGCTGACGCACGCGCGGCCGGGTTTCCTGACGCACCCTGATGACGTTGATCGTCTGGTCGATCGGCTTGCGCGCGCTCGCCTCGAGGTTCGCCGCCGCATAGGACTGCAGTTTCGCGATCGTCTCGGCCTTCTCGCTGGCCGCGGCAATGCGCGCCACATAGCGCGACTGGGACGTCGCATCCACGAACTGCGACACCTTCGCCCAGTTCGACGTCACGAAATCGAGCGCCATCTCCGGGTGCCTGTTGGCGACCGAGGTGATGATGCCGGCGCTGACCGTCTTGCCCGGCTCGGCGGTAAGCGCGAGATCAAGCGCGCGGCGGGCAAGAGCCTCGTTCTCGACCGAACCGAGCAGCGAATAGAGGTTCTGCCGTTCGGTCGCGCTGGTCGCATTCCGCGCCATCTGATGGAGCCGTTCCCAGGTGGCGGCGTCGGCGTTCGCGGCGACGCGCGCAAGCCAAGTGCGCTTCAGGCTTCCGGGCACCGCCGACGGATTCGTCTGCAAGGCCGCGAACAACCGGCGCGCTTCGGCATTCACTTCCGCATTCCCGATCCGCCCGAGGGTGCCGATCAGCTGCGGACGAAGCGTGGCGATGGTCGGCGCTTCGCCCTGCCGCGGCACGTAACCGATCTGCGCGAGCACCGGTGCGAAGCGGCTCTGGATGATCGCGCCGACCTGCTTCTGGGCCGCAGGATTGGCATCGAGGATCCCGTAGAGATCGCTCCACTCACCCAAAGCCAGGGAGATGAGTTCCGGGCGAGCATTCGCCGGGATGGCGTTCACCAGGTCCAGCGCAGTGCCCATCGGCTGGTAATTGGCCCAGGCGAGCGCGACCTGGTCGGCAACCAGACCGAACTGATCGACGGCATCCAGCTGCGTGAAGGCGGTGCGAAGCTGCTCGGCCGCGGCAGGCTGGTAGAGGGTGCGGTAATAGCCGGTCTGGCCGGCGTTGATCAGCAGCGGACCGCAGCCCGGAACCGTCAGCGCCGTCTGCGGCCCTTGAGTAACTGCGCTCACGGGCGAGCCGCCGATCGTCATCGCCCGTACAGGCACGCGCCAGCTCAGCGGCTTGAAGGTGCCGGGCTTGCGATCGGCGGAGAATTCGTCCTGCTGCAGCGTGACCAGCGTCGACCCGCCTTGGCAGGTCGCGTTAGCGACGCGGATCAGCGGCACGCCCGGTTGGCTGGTGAAATCATGGGCGGTCTGGATCAGGCCCTTGGCGCCCGCTTGCTCGACCGCACGCCACAGATCGTCGGTGCGCGTATTCTGATAGGCGTGGCGGCGCATGTAGGCCTGAATGCCCTTCTGCCACACGTCCGCGCCGGCGAAGCCCTCCAGCATCGTGATGACGGCCTCGCCTTTCGAATAGGTGATGCCGTCGAATGCCTGGTTCGCCTGCTCGACCGTGCGCACGTCCTGGACGATCGGATGGGTCGTGACGAGCGCGTCCTGGCCCATCGCCCCTTCGCGCGAGCCGACGCTCTCGAACTCGGCACCCCAGTCGGGGTGGAAGTGCTTGGTTGCCTTGGTGGCCATCCAGCTTGCGAAGCCTTCGTTCAGCCAAAGGTCGTCCCACCAAGCCATGGTGACGAGGTCGCCGAACCATTGGTGTGCCATCTCGTGCGCCTGGACGCCGAAAATCGCCTGGCGTTCGCCCTCGGTCGTGACCGCCGGATCGTCGAGCAGGATGCGCTCGAAGGTGAAGATCGCGCCCCAGTTCTCCATCGCGCTGAAGAATTGCGACTGGCCCGGGCCGGCGACGTTATCGAGCTTCGGCAGCGGGTAGGGGACGCCGAAATAATCATTGTAATAGGGCAGGATCTGCGCCTCGGCGTCGAGAGCGGTCTGCGCCTTGGCTTCATTGCCGCGGCCCATCACGATCCCGACCTCGGTCTGGGGCGTCGCCATCTTCTTGATGCGGGAAAATTCGCCCGCGCCGAGGAACAGCAGGTAGGTCGACATCTGCGGCGAAGTCTGGAACTTCACCCGCTTCAGGCCGCCGGCAACATTCGCACTGCTGAGGGCCGGCATGTTGCTGACCGCCATCTGGTCGGCCGGCACGATCGCCGTGACGTCGAAGGTCGCCTTGTAATCCGGCTCGTCCCAGCTCGGAATGAAACGCCGCGCGTCGGCCGGCTCGAATTGGGTGAACAGCGCGCGCTTCTGCGCGCCCGCCGGGTTCTTGTAATCGAGCGCGAACAGGCCGTTCGCCTGCTCGTTGATCTTGCCCGAATAATCGATCGTCAGGCGGTATGCGCCCGGCGCAAGCGTGCCGCCGAAGGCAAGCGTCGCGGTTTGGTCATCGGCATTCATCGTCACGGTCGCGTTGCGCGGACCGCCCGGCCCGGAGAGGCTCGCCTTCGAAAAGGTCATGTCGAGCACGTTGAGGACCAGGGTGCTGGTCGGTTTTACGACCTGCAGGTCGATCACGACCTGCCCGTCGAAGGTCATCTTCTCGGCATGCGGGGTGATCGTCAGGGCATAATGGCGCGGCACCGCCGTGCGCGGCAGCTGCGTCGGAACCCGGGTGTCGACCGTGTCCTTCTGGACAGCGGGAGCGGCGGCGGCCGGCGCCGCGCTGACCACGGCCACCGAAGCGAGAAGAACCTTCAGCGATTTCATTGCGATTTCCCTCCAGGCAGCAGAGCTGCGGTTAACTTCCGCTAACGGGCAGCGTACCCAATGGAAAGCCGCTGCTTTGCCGTTTGTCGATTTGAAGCGCCCGCTCGTGTCTGGCCATGCGCCTGCACCCGCCGCTTGTCCGTTCATCGAAGCGCCGTTTGCGCCGGTCGCCAGCCGCCATAGCACGGAACCAACTGCTCAGGGGGAGATGTCATGTCCGTTCGCGTGTTTCTGGGGTCCGTCCTTCTTGCATCCGCCGCTACCGCGCCGGTCCATGCTGCAGTCGCTCCGGCAGTGGCGCCTTCGGCCGCTCCGACCGTGCCGCCGATCGAGTTCACGCAGCGGACGTTGAAGAACGGCCTCAAGGTCATTGCAATCCGCGACACGTCGACACCGAACGTGATGGTGTCGATGTGGTACGAGGTCGGCTCGAAGCATGACCCTGCGGGCCGCTCCGGCTTCGCTCACCTGTTCGAGCATATCCTCAGCCGCAAGACGGTGAACATGCCGTACAATGAGATCAACCGCATGGTCGACGACATCGGCGGCACCCGCAACGCGTCGACCTGGTACGACCGCACCAACTATTACGAGATCGTGCCCGCCGAATATCTCGAGCGGATGCTTTGGACTCATGCCGAGCGGATGGCGCGTCCGGTCGTCGACAAGGAAGTCTTCGAAACCGAACGCGGCGTCGTGAAGGAGGAGCTGCGCCAGCGCGTGCTTGCGCCGCCCTACGGCCGGCTGTTCAACTTCGCCGTCGGCGAAAACGTGTACAATCGATTGCCGCACCGCCGGCCGACGATCGGCAGCATCGCCGACCTCGACAGCGCGACGCTCGAGGACGCGCGTGCCTTCCACCAGGCCTATTATGGCCCGGACACGGCGACGCTGATCGTCTCGGGCAACTTCAAGCCCGCCGAACTGGACACGCTGGTCGACAAGTACTTCGCCAGCATTCGGCGCCGCGCCCGGCCGGTGCCGCTCGCCATCGCCACCAAGGACACGCCGATCAAGGCTCGGACGGTGACCGCAACGGGTCCGAACGTTCCGCTGCCTGTGGTCGGCAGCGCTTATCAGACGCCCGCGGCAAGCCACCCCGACAATGCTGCGCTGGAAGTGCTCCAGACGCTCCTTGCAGGCGGCGAGCACAATCGGCTCGACAGCGCGCTGGTGAAGACCGGACTTGCGACTGAGGTCGAAACTGATTTCAACCAGACCGAAGAGCAGGGTTATTTCGGCGTCTACGGCTATGTCGCGGGCGGCAAGGACCCGAAGGCCGTCGCGGCGGAGATGGACAGCGCGCTCGCCCGCCTTCGTACCGCGCCGCCGACGGCCGACGAGCTCAGCGAGGCGAAGAACGAGCTCCTGTCCGATACGCTCTCGGGCCGCGAGACCTTTTCGAGCCGCGCGTTCGAGCTTGGCGAAGCCTACGTCCGCACCGGCGACCCGCGCAGTGCCGACAAAAGATTGCAGAACATCGCCAAGGTGACGGCCGCCGACGTGCAGCGCGTCGCCCGCACCTACCTCAACCCGGCACGGCGGCTGGAGCTTCGCTATGTGAAGGGCGACGGCGATCCGAAGCAGTGGGCGAACCCGAGGCCGCTGCCCAAGTTCCGGACCGTGCCGCCCGCGACCGGTCCCGGGAATGCGCTTCGCCCTGAAGCCGAGCGCGAGAAGCCGCCCGCGCCAGGCGAGCGAGTCGCCTTTGTCGCGCCCAAGTTCACCGACGCGCGGCTGGCGAACGGCGTGCGCTTCATCGCCGCGCGCACGGGCGAAGTGCCGCTTGCGACCATGACCGTGCTGATCGACGCCGGTTCGGCGGTCGATCCGCGCAGCAAGGCGGGCCTCGCGAACCTCGTCGCCTCGATCGCCGACAAGGGAACGCCGACCCGCGACGCCGAGGCGATTGCCGCCGGGCTTGAGCAGCTTGGTGCCTCGCTGAGCGCCCAGGCGAATTCGGACGGCACCTACATCTCCTTGACCGCGCCGGAGGCGACGCTCGGCGCGGCGAGCGAGATCCTGGCGGACATCGTCCGCAATGCGTCCTTCCCGGACGAGGACTTCACCCGCGAGCGCAAGCGCGCCCTCGATGCGCTGAGCGTCGCTACCAAGGAGCCGGGGCAGCTCGCCGCGATGCTGGTCAATCCGGTGGTCTATGGCACGGCTCCGTACGGCAACATCGCCGGCGGCACCGAAGCGACGCTCGCCGGCCTTACACGCGCCGACCTGCTGAACTTCCGGCAGACCTGGTGGCGGCCGGAGACGACGACCGTGCTGGTGTCGGGCGGCATTGATCCGGACAAGGCGCGTGCCATCGCCGATCGCGCGTTCGGCGCCTGGCAGGTTTCCGGGACAGCTCCGGCACGCCCGGCCAATCTTGCCGGAAACGCCTTGGCCGGCCGCACGCTGGTGATCGACTTGCCCGGTTCCGGCCAGGCGGCGGTCTATGCGGCGGCTCGCGGACTGTCGCGCGCCGACCGCGCTTATTACGACGCGCTGATCGCCAATGCCGTGCTCGGCGGATCGACGACCAGCCGCTTGTTCGAGGAGATCCGCGTCAAGCGCGCGCTGAGCTACGGCGCGTCCAGCAGCCTGGCTGCCCAGAAAGGCGGCGGTGCGCTGATCGCCGCGGCCCAGACCAAGAACGAAAGCGCCGCGGAGGTCGCCAAGATCTTCCTCGACCAGTTCGCGCGGGTCGCCGCCGAGCCGCTGTCGCCGAAGGAGGTCGAGAACCGCAAGACCTTGCTGACCGGCAGCTTCCAGCGGCAGGTCCAGACCAGCGCCGGATTCAACGGCACGCTTGCGGGCGGCGTGCTGCGCGGCCTCGATCCGACCGAAGTGATCGCCTATCCAGAGCGCGTCGCAAGTGTCAGCGGTTCGGCAGCAACCGCCGCGATGGCGCAGCTGCTGAAACCCGAAGCGATCAGCCTGGTGATCGTCGGCGATAGTGCGAAGTTCGTCGACAAGCTGCGCGCGCTCAGGCCCAACGTCGAAGTCGTTCCGGCCGACCAGCTCGACCTGTCGACCGCCTCCGCCCGCCGCTGACACGAAAAAGGGCGGAGCCTCGCGGCTCCGCCCTCATCCGTTCGCGAGAAGCCTCGAGGGAGCCTTAGGCGCCCTGCACTTCCGCGAGGTCGATCTTGACGCCCGGGCCCATCGACGAGGTCAGCGCGACCTTCTTGATGAACTTGCCCTTGGCGCCCGTCGGCTTGTTGCGCACGATCGCGTCCATGAACGCGTCGAAATTTTCCTTGAGGTCCTCGGCCGCGAAGCTCGCCTTGCCGATCCCGGCATGGACGATGCCCGCCTTTTCGACCCGGAACTCGACCTGCCCCGACTTGGCGTCGTTGACGGCCTTGGCGACATCCATGGTGACGGTGCCGAGCTTCGGGTTCGGCATCAGGCCCTTGGGACCCAGCACCTTACCCAAGCGCCCGACGACCCCCATCATGTCGGGCGTGGCGATCACGCGGTCGAAGTCGATCGTGCCGCCCTGGATCGTCTCCATCAGGTCTTCGGCACCCACGACATCGGCGCCGGCCGCAGTCGCTTCGTCGGCCTTCGCGCCCTTGGCGAAGACGGCGACGCGGACGGTCTTGCCGGTGCCCTTGGGGAGGTTGACGACGCCGCGGACCATCTGGTCGGCGTGGCGCGGATCGACGCCGAGGTTCAGCGCGATCTCGACCGTTTCGTCGAACTTGGCGGTCGCGTTCTGCTTGACCAGCGCCAGCGCCTCATCGACGCCGTAGAGCTTGTCGCGGTCGACCGCGGTGAAAGCCTTCTGCTTCTTCGTCAGCTTCGCCATCCGATCAGCCCTCCACAACCTGGAGGCCCATCGCGCGGGCGCTGCCTTCGATGATCTTGGTCGCCGCCTCAATGTCGTTGGCGTTGAGGTCCTTCATCTTGGTCTCGGCGATTGCGCTAAGCGCCGAGCGCTTGATGGTCCCCGCGGAAACCTTGCCGGGCTCCTTCGAACCCGACTTCAGGTTCGCCGCCTTCTTGAGAAGGAAAGAGGCCGGCGGCGTCTTGGTCGCGAAGGAGAAGGAGCGGTCCGCATAGACCGTGATCACGGTCGGGATCGGCGCGCCTTTTTCCATGTCCTGCGTCGCGGCGTTGAACGCCTTGGTGAATTCCATGATGTTGACGCCGCGCTGGCCCAGGGCCGGGCCGATCGGCGGAGCCGGGGTCGCGGCGCCAGCCGGGACCTGCAGCTTGATATAGCCGGTAATCTTCTTTGCCATTATCTCACTCTGTTGCTTCGGTCGAAGTGGTACTTCGAGCGAGGTTCAAGTTTAGTGGTTCAGACGACAGCCGAAGCTGTCTCCCACACATTTGC is part of the Sphingomicrobium sp. genome and encodes:
- a CDS encoding pitrilysin family protein, yielding MSVRVFLGSVLLASAATAPVHAAVAPAVAPSAAPTVPPIEFTQRTLKNGLKVIAIRDTSTPNVMVSMWYEVGSKHDPAGRSGFAHLFEHILSRKTVNMPYNEINRMVDDIGGTRNASTWYDRTNYYEIVPAEYLERMLWTHAERMARPVVDKEVFETERGVVKEELRQRVLAPPYGRLFNFAVGENVYNRLPHRRPTIGSIADLDSATLEDARAFHQAYYGPDTATLIVSGNFKPAELDTLVDKYFASIRRRARPVPLAIATKDTPIKARTVTATGPNVPLPVVGSAYQTPAASHPDNAALEVLQTLLAGGEHNRLDSALVKTGLATEVETDFNQTEEQGYFGVYGYVAGGKDPKAVAAEMDSALARLRTAPPTADELSEAKNELLSDTLSGRETFSSRAFELGEAYVRTGDPRSADKRLQNIAKVTAADVQRVARTYLNPARRLELRYVKGDGDPKQWANPRPLPKFRTVPPATGPGNALRPEAEREKPPAPGERVAFVAPKFTDARLANGVRFIAARTGEVPLATMTVLIDAGSAVDPRSKAGLANLVASIADKGTPTRDAEAIAAGLEQLGASLSAQANSDGTYISLTAPEATLGAASEILADIVRNASFPDEDFTRERKRALDALSVATKEPGQLAAMLVNPVVYGTAPYGNIAGGTEATLAGLTRADLLNFRQTWWRPETTTVLVSGGIDPDKARAIADRAFGAWQVSGTAPARPANLAGNALAGRTLVIDLPGSGQAAVYAAARGLSRADRAYYDALIANAVLGGSTTSRLFEEIRVKRALSYGASSSLAAQKGGGALIAAAQTKNESAAEVAKIFLDQFARVAAEPLSPKEVENRKTLLTGSFQRQVQTSAGFNGTLAGGVLRGLDPTEVIAYPERVASVSGSAATAAMAQLLKPEAISLVIVGDSAKFVDKLRALRPNVEVVPADQLDLSTASARR
- the rplA gene encoding 50S ribosomal protein L1, yielding MAKLTKKQKAFTAVDRDKLYGVDEALALVKQNATAKFDETVEIALNLGVDPRHADQMVRGVVNLPKGTGKTVRVAVFAKGAKADEATAAGADVVGAEDLMETIQGGTIDFDRVIATPDMMGVVGRLGKVLGPKGLMPNPKLGTVTMDVAKAVNDAKSGQVEFRVEKAGIVHAGIGKASFAAEDLKENFDAFMDAIVRNKPTGAKGKFIKKVALTSSMGPGVKIDLAEVQGA
- the rplK gene encoding 50S ribosomal protein L11 — encoded protein: MAKKITGYIKLQVPAGAATPAPPIGPALGQRGVNIMEFTKAFNAATQDMEKGAPIPTVITVYADRSFSFATKTPPASFLLKKAANLKSGSKEPGKVSAGTIKRSALSAIAETKMKDLNANDIEAATKIIEGSARAMGLQVVEG